Genomic segment of Methanolobus mangrovi:
GCTGATCGTTGATAATCTCAATGCAGGCAAGAAAGTTGTAAGATTACACAGCGGTGATCCATCACTTTATGGTTCCATCGTTGAGCAGATCGAGGAACTGAAGAAATTCGATGTAGTGGTTGAGATCATACCTGGTGTTTCCTCAGTATTTGCAACTGCAGCAGCATTACAGACTCAGCTTACTCTGAACGATGTTTCAGAAACCCTTATTATCACACGCCCGGCTGGTAAGACCCTTGAGAAGGACCAGATAAAGGAACTCTCAAGACACAACGCAACCATGGCTGTTTTCCTGGGAACCCAGAAAATAGAGCAGATCATGGAAAAGGTTGAGTATGCACCTGACACTCCGGTTGCAGTTGTCTTCCATGCATCCTGGCCAGACCAGAAGATCATAAAGGGCACTGTGGCAGATATCGCCGGAAAGGTCAAGGAAGCAGGAATCAAACGTTCCGCAATGATCCTTATCGGCGGAGTTGTTGACCCTGTTGACTATGGCAACTACGGGAGGTCTTACTTATACGGAGTGGCACAAGAACCGCTATCATAACCTTTGAGAGAAATCTTGAGGTTGCAGAGCGTCTGGCAGGACATCTGAATGCTGATGTCCTGATGTACGATAAAAGTGTCTTCAAAAAGGCCTTCGAGCAATATGATGCTATTGTGGCAGTCTTTGCCACAGGCATTGTAGTGCGCGAGATTGCACCGCTTATTGAGGACAAATGGAAGGATCCTGCAGTCATTGTAGTGGATTCGAATATGAATTTCGCAATCCCACTGCTTGGCGGTCATCATGGGGGCAATGAGGTCGTCAGGAAGATAGCTGAAATAGGTCCTGTTCCTGTTG
This window contains:
- the cobM gene encoding precorrin-4 C(11)-methyltransferase; translated protein: MTDKKVYFVGSGPGNAKYITVMGKELLEEADLVIYAGSLVNPEVLNYSKGEKIDSYGLTLDETNKLIVDNLNAGKKVVRLHSGDPSLYGSIVEQIEELKKFDVVVEIIPGVSSVFATAAALQTQLTLNDVSETLIITRPAGKTLEKDQIKELSRHNATMAVFLGTQKIEQIMEKVEYAPDTPVAVVFHASWPDQKIIKGTVADIAGKVKEAGIKRSAMILIGGVVDPVDYGNYGRSYLYGVAQEPLS
- a CDS encoding cobalamin biosynthesis protein CbiG; translated protein: MYDKSVFKKAFEQYDAIVAVFATGIVVREIAPLIEDKWKDPAVIVVDSNMNFAIPLLGGHHGGNEVVRKIAEIGPVPVVTTATEVHNRNSVEGIAKALGCDIVNKPSTVQVNCALLDEDVEVLEIKGPKIVIVGDDVSVLKKEKAENA